CTCGCTTTTGGAAGCACTGGTAAGAAACAgctagactggagagatggctcaggggttaagaatacATACTACTTTTACAGAGATTGGGCTCCCAGAACCCTCATCCAGCAGCTCATAATgacctataaccccagttctaTGAAATCTGACACCCCATTCTGGATTCAGCAGGCAACCAtactcatgtgcatacacacacacacacacacacacacacacacacatgcacacacatacatagtttAAAGGtagtaaaaagaaatcttaaagcaGGAGCTAATCACAGGTGATAATACATTGTATGAATAATACATTTATAAGGAATGTCCAGAATAGGCAAATCCACAGGGTCAGAAAGCAAATTGTGGTTGCTATGGGCTAGGGAGGGCATGATGGGATACAGAGCAACAGCTAGTGAGCATACAGGTtctagagaagaagaaggaggaggaggaggaggaagaggaagaggaggaggaggagaggaagaggaggaggaggaggaaaagatgatgatgatgatattctACTGATATAGGTGGTGGTTGCTAAtatgctttaaaacaaaaagtattcaaagttctgtgaattcaagaccagcctgatctatatagtgagttccaggctacccagAGCTGTCTCAAAAGAGTAAAAGGAAGTTTTCCACCCATTGCTCAGCTACTTCATGAGAGAGTTGGTCTAGGCGGCTCTCTGATGCATCCCCAGAATatgaacatcacacacacacacacacatacagagagagagagagagagagagagagagagagagagagagagagagagacagacagacagacagacaggcaggcaggcaggcgggcaggcaggcTTCTCAAACTCCCtcagaaaacacagcaaaataaTCGACTTCCTAGACAGTAGACCTTACACCCAAGTACACAGCAAACACCTTTTCCTGTTGCCCCAATTATCACACCACACCACAGAGCAGCCTGCTACATTTTGCACATCACTCTCGAAAGATTCTCTGAGCATACATTACTTGGAAGACACTAACTATATTAAGCCGCATGTCTCAAGGAAGGaaagcttaattttatttatgactttTAACAGGTGTTTAATGCAGTGCTGAGAACACCTGCAGCCATTTATTGCAGGATGGGGCTCCCCCTGCATACCAACTCCTTCATTCAGCTTCGTTACCGGAAAAACAGAGCTGCCTAAATGAAGGGCCACCAGGTGGCCATAAAACACGAACGCCTAATGGAAAATAATTTGGTGCataattagtttttcttttgtgcCCAAGGCATCCTCGAAGACTTTAAAGCAATGGTCACAACAGAGAAGGCATGTGGGGTGGGACACCCACAGCTCATCCACAGCACCTGTCAGCCTGTATGGATCCAGTCACAGGATGCCAGAGAATCTACCCGCCAGAAATGCCAGCCGGCTGGCTCCAGAGAATTCACGCCACCAGTATTCATAGAGTACCCACCACAAGATAGGTTCCAAACAACTTAGCCTTTTTCTAAAATTTAGGAAAGCATCTACGTTTGGATTGGAGCTGAGGCCTGTTCCATGGGAGCTAATTTATGCCTTGTACTGTAAACCTCACCAAAAGTCCCTACCTAGATTCAGACGTCACTGGACCTAAGGGGAAACCTATTACGGTTGTCTTGCTAAGTGGACATGTTATCAatctaccttctaaatatttacgtttatacccacagattagGGCTGCCTTCAACCCtgaccagagaagcttctctcttCTGTGATCAGCCATTAGTACAGAGCATCACAACTGCTCAAAGGGCTGAGACTAAGTGACCATCGAGTGGCCAGCTTTAAAAGGGACATTTACGTCAATGCCCTACAcgccaaggctcagggaacatgcaGAAGAGAAGACGGAAAGATTGGAAGAGTCAGAGAATGAGAAGAGTATGGAGAAACGCTGTCTTCTGGAGACAGCACAGCCATTGCACCCGGGAACGCACCACGGACGCTATGGTTACCCGCATAAGAcccacacaagatcaagccaaccaAATCAGCCAGCACTACCAACAGGcggcactaactggactcagagGGTTATAAAGAAAGGGAGAGCTTTTTCTCTCAGACCAGGCGGCCTCAGCGGGCCATGGCCAAGATTAAGGCTCGGGACCTGCGCGGCAAGAAGGAGGAGCTGCTAAAACAACTGGATGATTTGAAGGTGGAGCTGTCCCAGCTTCGGGTCGCCAAGGTGACAGGCGGCACTGTGTCCAAGCTCTCCAAGATACGAGTTGTCCGCAAATCCATCGCCCTCGTTCTCACCGTCATTAACCAGACTCAGAAGGAAAACCTCAGGAAATTCTACAAGGGCAAGAAGTACAAGCCTCTGGACCTGCGACCCAAGAAAACTAGAGCCATGCGCCGCCGGCTCACCAAGCACGAGGAGAAGCTGAAGACAAAGAAGCAGCAGCGGAAGGAGAGGCTATACCCGCTGCTAGGCAAGTATGCAGTCAAGACCTAATGGAAGGGCAATAAAGTGCaagactggcaaaaaaaaaaaaggggggggggagaggacgTGAAATCAGGGAAAGAGACATATTGGGGTTGCCTggtggaaaaggagggggaaatggGGTTAAATGTGATCAAGATTCATGTTTACATATATGaagttatcaaagaataaataaaatatgttattaacAACAATGACAAATGGTAGGGAAGGAGCCGCCATGGAGGTCACCAACAGTTACCCCATGTTTACTGTGGAGTGTCAATAGCTTCTGGTCACACTACAATTATTAAAGAGTGGCTTCCTTCTCTAGAGTCCTCCAGGTCTCAGGGTTTTGTGAGCACTAAGCACTTCACACAATTACCCAGTCAGTCTTCCCATCTATCCTGTTAGATCTTTCTATTTCATGTGTGGTACTGAAATCTGAATGCAATGTGTTTTCCTACCCTTGGTCTGAAGACAGTGCTGCTGTTTGGTCCAGCTGAAGGGCATGCATGGCTCAGGACAGCCTGGGGTTTTCAGTCCAGCCCTATTTCTCATCCCAACTCTGCCTGCTAAGCCGAGGAAATACAGCAAATGATTCCCAAGATCCCGtggatggagagaaaagaaaccctTCTGCCCTAAAGTTTCTTCTTGTTGGGAATTTGGTCACAACCAAAACAGAAGCAACAAACACACATGACACCAGGATTCAGAGCAACAAAACCATTCACCCCACCACAAACCACAGGAGCGaggtcttaaaaaacaaaacaaaagaaagcaaaacaacagggtttctctgtgtaacagtcctatctgtcctggaactagctctatataCCAgggtgtcctcaaactcacagagatttgcctgcctctgcctcctgagtgctgggattaaaggtgtacgccactaccacccagtccaaagaatatttttttgaagtttttttttttttttgagaaaaagtctCACTGTGCAGATCTGGcaatcctgaaactcactatgtaggctagtctttttttaaattattattattattattattattattattattattacacacaTTTGATATATTTGAATATACAATGTATATTCAGTGTTTTCCCCTTCTCTAATTCCTCCatatccttcccacctcccaattttatgttctttttaaaagaaaaatcaaaaccataaaCAAGCAAAAGCTAAAatccaccaaaacaaaaaattaaacaaggaaaaaatccagtaagacaaaaaaaaatcacaaaatgaaacaaaatgtccACAAAAAgatggaatttgttttgttttgtccaacCACTTCTAGGCATGGGGCCTACCCTGAAGTGTGATTAATGAGCCCAGTAAGACTTCATTGgagaaaaactaatttttccctTGTGAGTGGGCATCAATAGCAGACGGCATCTTGGTTACAGGTGGAGATCCACGTCCACATCCTCTCTCGGCGCTGGGACCCTGTGTAGCATGAACCTGTATAGACTTTGTGCACGCTGCCATGTTCTGTGAGTGCATATGTACATCACTGCTGTTGTGTcgggaagacactgtttccttggagttatCCATCATCTCTGGCTCTTCTGAACGCTGCCTCCTCAGCCTAGGAGCTGAGTGTTGGCTGAATTACACAGCTCAGGCCTTCCACCAACACAAACAGCCACACCGTGCCCGCGAAGAGAGACAAGAAGTACACTACATACCTTGACAGTATCACAGGAATTTCCACTTTATCCCTCCTCCCCTGGCCCAatcaggccttgaacttggtcATTTGCCACTACTCCCAATGTGAATGTCTCGTGTATTTCCCACTGCACAAACTGGTACCCAGGCATCTCAGTCGGTTCTGACTGTTAGAACGCTGTAAGACAGGCTGGGTGCGTTACAGACAGCAGGGATAAGGGATGGGAAGTCCAGGATCGAGACACAGGTGTACCAGTGAAGCTGTGTGGACAAAAGGACAGACTGCAGGACACACAGCAGCTCCCGGTGCCACCAAGACGAACGAAGGGGTGACGGAGAGGCAATAAAGACTGAGGAACgaagtggggtttttttcttttgtttgcttttagtgtttgtgtttgttttacattggattttgttttttagttaatattctttgttgcatttttattttattttttgtttttttatcttatttttattatttcttttttagttttcctttgggaaaagggcagatatggagggacaGGGAAACGAGTAGGATTGGGAAGCATATGAAATCTCCGGtgaatcaatataaaaaaaaaaaagttaatgaaaaaaagtcactggccaggcagtggtggcacatgcctttaatcccagcacttgggaggcagacacaggtggatttctgaaatttattaaattaaaataaaagttaaaaaatcttCTAAttattctgagtgtgtgtgtgttcatctgtttATGTACACTGCATGTGTACAGAGCACGCAGAGGCCATGACAGGGCAGCAAATCCCCCGGAGCTGGGGCTTCAGATTCTGAACTGCCACAtcagtgctgggagccaaacccatatcctctgcaggagcagcaaatactctgaacagctgagccacctctgcagccccaaCACACTGAGcttctcaaagagaaaaacacataCCGCAACCAACACAACCAGATATGGAGTTGATGTAaaagcaccatttttttttctatttcagattTTCAAGAGTCCAGAACTGTATTACCCATATATTCTTCctggacaaaaataaataaataaaaataaaaatccatagcACCCACTGTAAAGTGAATCAAACAACAAATTCAGAAATGGGGCACATATGGCATAAAATAGGAGTAAAATTTATATCTGATGTCTAATCCTTCTCAGTGTGGTTATAGGAAAGAtatcttttttaaataagagagaCCACTTGAAAATCTGTAGCAAAGTAGAAAGTCTCCAAGTGTTAACAAAAATCAGGACAAAGCCACCCTCGAAACTGAGTCCTGACAagataaaaatggagaaatgggAGACTCCAAAGTGCAGAGCTGCggagatggcttggtgattaCGGTACTCgccacacaagcgtgaggacTGGAGTCAGggccccagaacccaagtaaataCTGTATGGGTGTGGAATCACATGTACAGTTCTAGCCTTGGAGAGAGGAGATAGGGAATTCCCCAGAACAAGCTGACTAGAGAGACTAGTCACATcggcaagctctgggtttgattgaggggacttgcctcagtgaataaggtggaAGGGAGATCACTGGAGAATGATTCCCATACTAACGTtaggcctccatgtgcacacgtacacactGCACATGCACCAACATGCATGTGCCTATACTCATGTTCAGACAACAtcttcacaacacacacacacacatgaaaacatggTGGGAAGCAATTGTACActtaagcaataaagaaaatggaaaaacaggAGGCAAATACAGAATTGTATATTTTGTAGACCAGAAGAGTCAACTAAAAAGATGACAAAGTCAACCCAATGGGAGTCTGCCCTGGGCACTGGTTACTACCCTGGGGGTAAGGAAAGGTGGTGAGAACGTTAGCCTCACAATGGCCACTGCCTACCTTGGATTCATCAGAAAGGTCAAGAAAATCTCCCCTGTCGTTTATCCCTATAGGTGACTTGAGATGATCCTGTATTTCAAGAGATTCTTACAAAAgcgaatgaagaaaaaaatcaatctagagaaaaataaatttattccagCCCTCAGTTTAGGTCCACAAAAAATCCTTTTCCAAATCAAAATGCCAAGAACTCAGTCAAAGATACCCAGACACATGAGGAGAGAAGACAGTGTTCATAAGATCCAGGAGAAATATCATAAAGTACAGGCCCTCAGAGGCTCCTGGTGGGGAAATACCAGATACAGGTTTTACATGATCGGAAGCTAAAAGACAACATGAAAATCTTCAACAAAAAAAATGGACACTAAaaactaca
This is a stretch of genomic DNA from Arvicola amphibius chromosome 15, mArvAmp1.2, whole genome shotgun sequence. It encodes these proteins:
- the LOC119802188 gene encoding 60S ribosomal protein L35-like — protein: MAKIKARDLRGKKEELLKQLDDLKVELSQLRVAKVTGGTVSKLSKIRVVRKSIALVLTVINQTQKENLRKFYKGKKYKPLDLRPKKTRAMRRRLTKHEEKLKTKKQQRKERLYPLLGKYAVKT